The Salegentibacter mishustinae genome includes a window with the following:
- a CDS encoding ABC transporter ATP-binding protein — protein MDQSEQHSILKTINLDIGYSTKTEKTLIAEAIDIEVNQGELVAVIGVNGVGKSTFLRTLSGVQDALKGKVLVKNEQIQQIDSLELASLVSLVLTEQPISKNLSVFELVALGRQPYTNWIGRLSKNDLRQIKKSLQNVGIEDLQNKKCYELSDGQLQKVLIARAIAQNTPLVILDEPTTHLDLYHKAYVLKLLKKLTRKTNKAIVFASHEINLAIQLCDKIILMQDKKVTTGSPKELLESGAFSTVFPEGLIIFDKASASFKINP, from the coding sequence GTGGATCAATCCGAACAACATAGCATCCTAAAAACGATTAATCTCGACATTGGTTACAGTACTAAAACTGAAAAAACTCTTATCGCTGAAGCTATTGATATTGAAGTAAACCAGGGAGAATTGGTTGCGGTTATAGGTGTTAATGGTGTTGGAAAATCTACTTTTTTACGCACCTTAAGCGGAGTTCAGGATGCGCTAAAGGGAAAAGTATTGGTAAAAAATGAACAAATTCAGCAAATCGATTCTTTAGAACTCGCTTCTTTAGTGAGTCTTGTACTTACAGAACAACCCATTTCTAAAAATTTAAGTGTTTTTGAACTGGTGGCTCTTGGCCGACAACCTTATACAAATTGGATTGGCCGCCTTAGTAAAAACGATCTTCGCCAGATTAAAAAATCTCTGCAAAATGTTGGTATTGAAGATTTGCAAAACAAAAAATGCTACGAGTTAAGCGATGGGCAATTACAAAAAGTATTGATAGCCCGGGCCATTGCTCAAAACACGCCCCTGGTTATCTTAGATGAACCTACCACACATTTAGACTTGTACCATAAAGCTTATGTCCTTAAATTGCTTAAAAAGCTTACCCGAAAAACTAATAAAGCCATTGTTTTCGCTTCTCACGAGATCAATCTTGCTATTCAGCTTTGTGATAAGATTATTTTAATGCAGGATAAAAAGGTTACCACAGGTTCTCCAAAAGAACTCCTGGAATCTGGCGCATTTTCTACTGTTTTTCCTGAAGGTTTAATCATTTTCGATAAAGCTTCAGCTTCCTTTAAAATAAATCCTTAG
- a CDS encoding iron ABC transporter permease: MLQSQKYVLPLLLLFLGVIVLGFLNISLGSVNIPFKDVFASIFNLEVSKETWRYIIVEYRLPKAITAIITGSGLAISGLLMQTLFRNPLAGPYVLGLSSGASLGVAIVIMGASVFGGAFAGILLSKWSLVVASSLGSLLVLLAVMLASIRLRDTMAILIIGLMFASLTAAVVSVLSYFSPAAQLQQYIFWSFGSLGDLSWNEVGILAMFWLVGLILAISCIKNLDTLLLGEQYAKSLGVSIQRNRLIIIIATSLLAGSITAFAGPIAFVGLAVPHLIRQVIPVNNHRILVPAVILGGSALMLICDIAAQLPGQEYTLPINAITSLIGAPVVIWLLVRKRKFLF; this comes from the coding sequence TTGTTGCAGTCCCAGAAATATGTTCTCCCGCTATTGCTCCTTTTCCTAGGAGTAATTGTTCTTGGATTCTTAAATATAAGTTTAGGTTCGGTAAATATTCCTTTTAAAGATGTTTTTGCTTCAATTTTTAACCTGGAAGTTTCTAAAGAAACCTGGCGGTATATCATTGTTGAATATCGATTACCAAAGGCAATCACCGCAATAATAACCGGCTCCGGACTTGCCATTAGCGGATTATTAATGCAAACCCTTTTTCGAAATCCATTGGCAGGTCCTTATGTTTTAGGCTTAAGCAGTGGTGCCAGTTTAGGTGTGGCTATTGTAATCATGGGTGCTTCAGTTTTTGGAGGTGCTTTTGCCGGAATTTTATTATCAAAATGGAGCCTTGTTGTTGCCTCCAGCCTGGGAAGTTTATTGGTTCTGCTTGCCGTAATGCTGGCCTCAATAAGACTTAGAGATACCATGGCTATTTTAATAATCGGGCTGATGTTTGCCAGCTTAACTGCGGCCGTAGTCAGTGTTCTTTCCTACTTTAGTCCTGCAGCGCAATTACAACAATATATTTTCTGGTCTTTTGGGAGTTTAGGCGATCTTTCCTGGAATGAAGTTGGCATATTGGCAATGTTTTGGTTAGTGGGATTGATCCTTGCTATTTCGTGTATAAAAAATCTCGACACCCTGCTTCTTGGTGAACAATATGCAAAAAGCCTTGGGGTAAGTATTCAAAGAAACCGACTTATAATTATTATTGCTACCAGCTTACTTGCCGGGAGTATTACCGCTTTTGCGGGTCCCATTGCATTTGTAGGTTTAGCGGTTCCGCATTTAATAAGACAGGTAATCCCGGTAAACAATCATAGAATTTTGGTTCCGGCCGTTATTTTAGGTGGCTCGGCACTCATGCTTATTTGTGATATTGCGGCTCAATTACCGGGTCAGGAATATACTTTACCTATAAATGCCATAACTTCGTTAATTGGAGCACCGGTAGTAATCTGGCTATTGGTTCGTAAACGTAAATTTTTATTCTGA